From Alosa sapidissima isolate fAloSap1 chromosome 2, fAloSap1.pri, whole genome shotgun sequence, one genomic window encodes:
- the LOC121703961 gene encoding uncharacterized protein K02A2.6-like, whose protein sequence is MQVIDGQVTTKLSTATVQNVKRNTLGCAKGFTHLVKVRPGITPVHQKLRRLPFAVREAVSEELKKLVEQDVIEPVDSSEWISPIVVTTKKGGRGLRLCVDLREPNKAIVVDGFPLPHMEEMFTELRGSTLFSTLDLQSAYHQVPLHKDSRSLTTFITHDGLFRFKRVPYGLASGPSCFQRMMSSILKDIQGVQCYLDDIIIAGPTAEVHDQRLTVVLQRIKEAGLMLNLSKCNIRQKELSFLGHTVSENGLQPDATHVTAVTQAPPPTDLPKLRSFLGLTSWYSKFIPGYAAVVEPLRALLRGSESFTWTPEAQKSFDTVKELIVNSPALSLFNPELPTVVTTDASDYGLGAVLTQMHPDGSEKTVAFASRTLTQAERKYSTVEKEALGCVWATEKWRTYLWGRHFTLRTDHSPLTTLLASKGQGRAGMRIARWSSRLLSFTYDLQYKPGRENVTADCLSRLPLPHSEPSLEEDIEVALTSTLTAVTDAEFKAACTSCPVQTQLRGLLTSTWPASAKHLTPALQPFFKLRYELSLQGDCVVRGPHRLVVPDSLQSKFISLAHDTHQGIVRTKQRLREAYWWPGMDAQVETAIKSCITCQSHDKSAVTHTPPLQPVPYPDGAWEKVAIDIVGPFERAPIDCRFAVTLIDYHSKWPEVAFLSHATSQTVIQFLSSVFSREGDPKELISDNGSQFVSLEFETFLQDRGIVHRKSSVYYPRANGEIERFNRSLKDTLQTALLEGQPWKEFTREFIHVYRATPHSTTQCSPAELLHGRPMRTRLHVAGRPLPQNHSPSLQQVASKVGENQRKSKAYTDHKRGAKGVSFQCGSYVRVRKPGILPKTHCKFSKPLRVMEKRGQYTYLLSDGRCWNASYLAPVSLQMEEGEGELLPLNFEHTPATPQPDVATPPARPVRCRRAPEWTKDFVLSP, encoded by the coding sequence ATGCAAGTGATAGATGGCCAAGTTACAACGAAGCTGTCTACAGCCACTGTCCAGAACGTTAAGCGGAACACACTGGGATGTGCTAAGGGCTTTACACACCTGGTTAAAGTACGGCCAGGGATCACACCAGTTCACCAGAAACTGCGTAGGTTGCCTTTTGCTGTTAGAGAAGCAGTGTCTGAGGAGTTGAAAAAACTGGTGGAGCAGGATGTCATAGAGCCTGTAGATTCTTCAGAGTGGATCTCACCCATAGTTGTCACCACAAAGAAAGGGGGCAGAGGACTGAGGCTCTGTGTTGATTTGCGAGAGCCTAACAAGGCTATAGTGGTGGATGGCTTTCCACTGCCGCACATGGAAGAAATGTTTACAGAGCTGAGAGGATCGACACTGTTTTCTACATTAGATCTTCAGAGTGCTTATCACCAGGTGCCTCTTCACAAAGACAGCCGCAGTTTGACAACATTCATCACCCATGATGGCCTGTTTCGATTCAAGCGGGTGCCATACGGACTGGCATCCGGGCCCAGCTGCTTCCAGCGGATGATGTCATCGATCCTGAAAGACATACAAGGGGTCCAGTGCTACTTAGATGACATCATAATAGCAGGACCAACAGCTGAGGTACATGACCAAAGGCTGACTGTGGTGCTCCAGCGCATCAAGGAGGCTGGACTAATGCTGAATCTGTCAAAATGCAATATAAGACAAAAAGAACTCTCTTTCCTGGGCCATACAGTGTCAGAAAATGGCCTTCAGCCAGATGCCACACATGTGACAGCTGTCACTCAAGCACCACCACCTACAGACCTTCCCAAACTGCGCTCATTCCTGGGGCTCACATCCTGGTACTCCAAGTTCATACCAGGCTACGCTGCTGTTGTTGAGCCTCTCCGAGCACTTCTCCGTGGCTCTGAGTCATTCACATGGACACCTGAGGCTCAGAAGAGTTTTGACACTGTGAAAGAACTCATAGTGAATAGCCCTGCACTTTCCCTGTTTAACCCAGAACTACCTACAGTTGTCACTACAGACGCCTCTGATTATGGCCTTGGCGCGGTACTTACCCAGATGCACCCAGATGGATCAGAGAAAACTGTGGCCTTTGCATCACGCACACTCACCCAGGCAGAAAGGAAATACTCCACGGTAGAAAAAGAAgctttggggtgtgtgtgggcaacTGAAAAGTGGAGAACGTACTTATGGGGAAGACATTTCACATTACGTACCGACCACAGTCCTTTGACTACACTGCTTGCATCTAAAGGCCAAGGTAGAGCAGGCATGCGGATCGCCAGGTGGTCGTCTAGACTGCTTTCATTCACATACGACCTCCAGTACAAGCCAGGACGGGAGAACGTAACAGCAGACTGTCTATCCAGGCTTCCACTCCCTCACTCAGAGCCTAGTTTAGAGGAAGATATAGAAGTTGCACTTACCTCTACACTGACAGCTGTTACCGATGCTGAGTTTAAGGCTGCATGCACCTCATGTCCTGTTCAAACACAGTTGCGTGGACTTCTTACCTCAACATGGCCTGCTTCAGCAAAACACCTCACTCCAGCCCTGCAGCCATTCTTCAAACTTCGATACGAACTCTCCCTACAGGGTGATTGTGTGGTACGTGGCCCACACAGACTCGTGGTGCCAGACAGTCTTCAGTCGAAATTCATCTCCCTGGCCCACGACACACACCAAGGCATAGTGAGGACAAAGCAAAGACTCAGAGAAGCATACTGGTGGCCTGGCATGGATGCTCAGGTAGAGACTGCTATCAAATCATGCATCACGTGCCAGTCCCATGACAAGTCAGCGGTCACTCACACTCCTCCACTACAGCCTGTGCCATATCCTGATGGTGCCTGGGAGAAGGTGGCAATAGACATAGTGGGGCCTTTTGAAAGGGCACCCATAGATTGTCGCTTTGCAGTTACACTGATTGATTACCACAGCAAGTGGCCTGAAGTGGCTTTTCTTTCCCATGCCACCTCTCAGACTGTCATCCAGTTCTTGTCATCTGTTTTCAGCAGGGAAGGCGACCCCAAAGAGCTGATTTCGGATAATGGATCTCAATTTGTGTCACTGGAGTTCGAGACGTTCCTCCAGGACAGGGGGATTGTACACAGGAAATCATCGGTCTACTATCCTAGAGCAAACGGTGAGATTGAACGCTTCAATCGAAGCCTGAAAGACACCCTGCAGACTGCGCTGCTCGAAGGACAACCATGGAAAGAGTTCACACGTGAGTTCATCCATGTTTATAGGGCTACGCCGCACTCCACCACCCAGTGCTCACCTGCGGAACTGTTGCATGGTCGACCCATGCGCACCAGACTTCATGTGGCGGGACGTCCACTTCCACAAAACCACTCACCATCTCTACAGCAAGTTGCATCCAAGGTGGGAGAAAACCAGAGGAAAAGCAAAGCTTACACTGATCACAAACGGGGGGCCAAAGGCGTGTCCTTCCAGTGTGGGTCATATGTCCGGGTGAGAAAACCTGGCATTCTTCCTAAGACACACTGCAAGTTCTCAAAGCCACTTAGAGTGATGGAAAAGAGGGGACAGTACACTTACCTACTCTCTGATGGACGTTGTTGGAATGCTTCGTACCTGGCACCGGTTTCCCTTCAAATGGAAGAAGGTGAGGGCGAGCTGTTACCTCTGAACTTTGAACACACTCCAGCTACACCACAACCTGATGTAGCTACACCGCCTGCCAGACCGGTCAGGTGCAGAAGAGCTCCAGAGTGGACTAAGGATTTTGTGCTGAGTCCATAA